In Gemmatimonadota bacterium, the following are encoded in one genomic region:
- a CDS encoding DUF3488 domain-containing protein: protein MTIRRLHRRLAVLMGGCALAAYISGLGFEPPSLLAAAALALALFWQPAPELARRAEAASLTAGALLGARVLYHMLVVSEDLMTPLIDLLLLLLCVEALKPLDAGNDARLYVLSFVLLAAATAFAPGVLFGISYVAYVVLATLALVVGFLARQAQHYRLRSVRVGRRFLWATAGLSAVTLAISAFVFVSFPRVPRGWVGRGAPELVLAGFAEQVSIGRHGSRIYANPEVVLRVEFPTGRPADVEPLYWRGRSYDHFDGVEWSRSPALASAAVPSRWYTERWEGAIRRQDIYGAAPGARVLFGMHPVISVIPRSAIMPYMDQAGDLSYAGGDTPVYSTLSIDGYPGEHSLRSAPAGFAPARDFYLQLPPVSPRVRRLADSLVAGAPTRYDQVRALEDWLRREFRYTRELPASAGEATLESFLFRRRAGHCEYFSTALVVLLRTLGIPARNVNGFVGGDWNEFGSYLAVTQNNAHSWVEVWFTRIGWVPFDATPPAGRAANAAGGRDGRAGGIWAGWLWVDALQHRWAKWVLDYDLSKQLSLVRRTAGAFSRQAEPGSPAEEQRPAGPASRPSPLLLALTAAVLLGAIAYGRGRRRPPQAARIYLALRREFERAGFQDARDAPPLIFLDDLRRRAAPGLRHAEKVVAAYLRIRFGGAAPEPAVLRHMALERGAARAALRAARRPRQQSRPRPRS, encoded by the coding sequence ATGACGATCCGCCGCCTGCACCGCCGCCTGGCCGTGCTCATGGGAGGGTGCGCTCTCGCCGCCTATATCAGCGGCCTGGGCTTCGAGCCGCCCTCCCTGCTCGCCGCCGCCGCCCTCGCCCTCGCGCTCTTCTGGCAGCCCGCCCCGGAGCTGGCCCGCAGGGCCGAAGCCGCCAGCCTCACCGCCGGCGCCCTGCTCGGCGCCCGCGTCCTCTACCACATGCTGGTGGTCTCGGAAGACCTCATGACCCCGCTCATCGACCTGCTGCTCCTCCTCCTCTGCGTCGAGGCACTCAAGCCTCTCGATGCGGGCAACGACGCCCGCCTCTATGTCCTCTCCTTCGTGCTGCTGGCGGCAGCCACCGCGTTCGCCCCGGGCGTGCTGTTCGGCATCAGCTACGTCGCCTACGTGGTCCTGGCCACTCTCGCCCTGGTGGTAGGCTTCCTCGCGCGCCAGGCTCAGCACTACCGGCTGCGCAGCGTGCGGGTCGGCCGTCGCTTCCTCTGGGCGACTGCGGGACTCTCGGCCGTAACTCTGGCCATCAGCGCCTTCGTGTTCGTCTCCTTCCCCCGTGTGCCCCGCGGCTGGGTCGGCCGCGGTGCGCCCGAGCTGGTCCTCGCCGGCTTTGCCGAGCAGGTTTCGATCGGCCGCCACGGCTCACGCATCTACGCGAACCCCGAGGTGGTGCTGCGCGTCGAGTTCCCCACAGGCCGCCCCGCCGACGTGGAACCCCTCTACTGGCGAGGCCGGTCGTATGACCACTTCGACGGCGTCGAGTGGTCTCGCTCGCCCGCGCTGGCGTCGGCGGCGGTGCCATCCCGCTGGTATACCGAGCGCTGGGAAGGCGCCATTCGCCGACAGGACATCTACGGCGCGGCGCCGGGCGCCCGTGTCCTCTTCGGGATGCACCCCGTGATCAGCGTCATCCCGCGCTCCGCCATCATGCCCTACATGGACCAGGCTGGGGACCTGAGCTACGCGGGCGGCGATACGCCCGTGTATTCGACGCTGTCCATCGACGGCTACCCGGGCGAGCATAGCCTGAGGTCCGCACCAGCCGGCTTCGCCCCGGCGCGCGACTTCTACCTGCAGCTCCCGCCCGTTTCCCCACGCGTCCGGCGCCTGGCCGATTCGCTGGTGGCCGGGGCCCCGACCCGCTACGACCAGGTGCGCGCCCTAGAAGACTGGCTGCGACGCGAGTTCCGCTACACCCGTGAACTGCCGGCGAGTGCGGGGGAAGCGACGCTGGAGTCGTTCCTCTTCCGCCGGAGGGCCGGCCATTGCGAGTATTTCTCCACGGCGCTGGTCGTGCTGCTGCGCACCCTGGGCATTCCCGCGCGCAACGTGAACGGGTTCGTGGGTGGCGACTGGAACGAGTTCGGCAGCTACCTGGCCGTGACTCAGAACAACGCGCACTCCTGGGTGGAAGTCTGGTTCACGCGCATTGGCTGGGTCCCCTTCGACGCCACGCCGCCCGCAGGCCGCGCGGCCAACGCGGCTGGCGGCCGGGATGGGCGCGCCGGCGGCATCTGGGCCGGCTGGCTGTGGGTGGATGCGCTCCAGCACCGCTGGGCCAAGTGGGTGCTTGACTACGACCTCAGCAAACAGCTCTCCTTGGTCCGCCGCACTGCCGGCGCCTTCTCGCGCCAGGCCGAGCCTGGCTCGCCTGCAGAGGAGCAGCGGCCCGCGGGGCCGGCCTCCCGGCCGTCTCCTCTGCTCCTGGCCTTGACTGCCGCAGTGCTGCTCGGCGCCATCGCCTACGGCCGCGGGCGACGGCGCCCGCCTCAGGCCGCGCGCATCTACCTCGCGCTGCGGCGAGAGTTCGAGCGAGCCGGCTTCCAGGATGCCCGCGACGCTCCGCCCCTCATCTTTCTGGATGACCTGCGCCGCCGAGCTGCCCCCGGGCTGCGCCACGCCGAAAAGGTCGTGGCCGCCTACCTGCGCATCCGCTTCGGCGGCGCCGCCCCGGAACCGGCCGTGCTCCGGCACATGGCCCTCGAGCGCGGCGCCGCGCGCGCCGCGCTGCGCGCCGCCCGGAGACCCCGCCAGCAGTCCCGCCCGCGCCCGCGCTCTTAG
- a CDS encoding TrkA family potassium uptake protein, with translation MAIRRFVIVGLGNFGSGLVEMLRARGHDVIAVDVSEARVEAVRRYASRAAVADATEPAALERLGAAGADAGVVSVGTDIASSVLAVMALGDVGVREIYAKAISAEHAKILDRLGVTEVIRPERETAFRLGTRLSMRLLNYMPIAPGHSMQEMPTPDAFIGETLLDLKLPQKYGIAIVAIHDVLTDALHVVPPADYVLKDSDTLLIVGSDEALGRLSRLTPG, from the coding sequence ATGGCCATCCGGCGCTTCGTGATCGTAGGGCTGGGCAACTTCGGCTCGGGCCTCGTGGAAATGCTGCGCGCCCGTGGCCACGACGTCATCGCCGTGGACGTCTCCGAGGCACGCGTCGAGGCCGTACGCCGCTACGCCAGCCGCGCCGCCGTGGCGGACGCCACGGAACCGGCAGCCCTCGAGCGGCTGGGCGCCGCCGGCGCCGATGCGGGCGTGGTGAGCGTGGGCACGGACATCGCCAGCAGTGTCCTGGCCGTCATGGCGCTGGGGGACGTGGGAGTGCGCGAGATCTACGCCAAGGCCATTTCCGCCGAACACGCCAAGATCCTCGACCGGCTCGGCGTCACCGAGGTCATTCGCCCCGAACGTGAAACAGCCTTCCGCCTGGGGACCAGGCTCTCCATGCGGCTGCTCAATTACATGCCCATCGCGCCCGGGCACAGCATGCAGGAAATGCCTACGCCCGACGCCTTCATCGGGGAAACGCTGCTGGATCTGAAGCTGCCGCAGAAGTACGGGATCGCCATCGTCGCCATCCACGACGTGCTCACCGACGCGCTGCACGTCGTCCCGCCCGCGGACTACGTGCTCAAGGACTCGGATACCTTGCTTATCGTGGGAAGCGACGAGGCGCTCGGCCGGCTCAGCCGGCTCACGCCCGGTTAG
- a CDS encoding DUF58 domain-containing protein, which produces MPDPAPPPPRPTLRAALARLRDLLAWLRPPRRLRFTRAGAAFTAGAFTLGFAAINTGNNLLYLLLGAMLGAIALSGWMSEQALRGLELRRTLPRGVTAGRPAHLAYEVRNTKRLMPSFALELLERGLGGRAYVPEIAPRGAALARADVTFARRGVYTLGRLEIATSFPFGLFVKSRDMVLPGAIVVWPRTDREVREARPGGQRAVRSGPLPAGAAGGRSEYRGLKEYRPGDEPRDVHWRSSARLGELIVREYERDQAHTLWLCLDLRAPQGERAEAAVEIAAALAARAARRGERFGLATADGVIDVGTGLPQLERVLDALARARFRTDARALNPPAGLETCVLVTARAVPAAGFGDVFSAAREAA; this is translated from the coding sequence ATGCCGGACCCGGCGCCTCCGCCGCCGCGCCCCACCTTGCGCGCCGCACTCGCCCGGCTGCGTGACCTGCTCGCCTGGCTGAGGCCGCCCCGCCGCCTGCGCTTTACCCGCGCTGGCGCCGCCTTCACGGCCGGCGCCTTCACCCTGGGCTTTGCCGCCATCAACACGGGCAACAACCTGCTCTACCTGCTACTCGGCGCGATGCTGGGAGCGATTGCGCTGAGCGGCTGGATGTCCGAGCAGGCGCTGCGCGGGCTCGAGCTGCGGCGGACGCTACCGCGCGGCGTGACGGCCGGGCGGCCGGCGCACCTGGCGTACGAGGTGCGGAACACCAAGCGGCTCATGCCCAGCTTCGCCCTCGAGCTCCTCGAGCGCGGCCTTGGCGGCCGCGCCTACGTCCCGGAAATCGCGCCGCGCGGCGCTGCGCTCGCTCGCGCCGACGTCACCTTCGCACGGCGCGGCGTCTACACGCTGGGGCGCCTCGAAATCGCCACCTCGTTCCCCTTCGGCCTGTTCGTCAAGTCCCGCGATATGGTCCTCCCGGGCGCGATCGTGGTGTGGCCGCGGACGGACCGCGAGGTACGCGAGGCGCGGCCTGGCGGCCAGCGGGCCGTGCGCTCCGGGCCTCTGCCGGCGGGCGCGGCTGGCGGGCGCAGTGAGTACCGAGGGCTGAAGGAGTACCGGCCCGGCGACGAACCGCGCGACGTCCACTGGCGCTCCAGCGCCCGCTTGGGAGAGCTGATCGTGCGCGAATACGAGCGCGACCAGGCGCACACCCTGTGGCTCTGTCTGGACCTCCGGGCTCCGCAGGGAGAGCGCGCTGAAGCCGCTGTCGAGATCGCCGCGGCGCTCGCCGCCCGCGCGGCGCGGCGCGGCGAGCGCTTCGGGCTGGCGACCGCCGACGGCGTCATCGATGTCGGGACTGGCCTGCCGCAGCTCGAGCGGGTGCTCGACGCCCTGGCACGCGCGCGCTTCCGCACCGACGCCCGCGCCCTCAACCCCCCCGCCGGCCTCGAGACCTGCGTCCTGGTCACGGCTCGAGCCGTGCCGGCCGCTGGCTTCGGCGATGTATTCTCCGCCGCCCGGGAGGCGGCATGA